The Gemmata palustris genome includes a region encoding these proteins:
- the trpC gene encoding indole-3-glycerol phosphate synthase TrpC translates to MPSILDQIVETKRSEIATAKAAVPEIELERRAFDTEPTRDFKSAVRRLGSITLIAEVKKASPSAGVIRADFDPVRIATTYEQHGAAAISVLTDRDYFQGQLQYLTDVKAAVACPVLRKDFILDRYQLLEARCAGADAVLLIAECLPGERLAELQKQATALGLHTLVELHDADQLPRVLDCGAAIIGINNRDLRTFQTRLEHTLELLPKIPVDRVVVSESGIKTHADLVRLGSAGARAVLVGESLMRAEDIGAALDALRGK, encoded by the coding sequence ATGCCAAGTATCCTCGACCAAATTGTTGAAACAAAGCGTAGCGAAATTGCGACCGCGAAAGCCGCAGTGCCTGAGATCGAACTCGAGCGCCGCGCATTCGACACCGAACCGACCCGCGACTTCAAGAGCGCGGTCCGCCGACTGGGGTCCATCACCCTCATTGCGGAAGTGAAAAAGGCGTCGCCGTCCGCGGGTGTGATCCGTGCCGACTTCGACCCGGTGCGCATCGCGACCACTTACGAACAGCACGGCGCCGCGGCGATCAGCGTGCTGACCGATCGGGACTACTTCCAGGGTCAGTTACAGTACCTCACCGACGTGAAAGCAGCGGTCGCGTGCCCGGTGTTGCGGAAGGACTTCATCCTCGATCGGTACCAGCTCCTCGAAGCCCGGTGCGCCGGTGCGGACGCAGTGCTACTCATCGCGGAGTGCCTGCCCGGGGAGCGGCTCGCGGAACTCCAGAAGCAGGCCACCGCGCTGGGGCTTCACACGCTCGTGGAATTGCACGACGCGGACCAGTTGCCGCGCGTTCTGGATTGTGGCGCCGCGATCATCGGTATCAACAACCGTGACTTGCGCACGTTCCAGACGCGCCTGGAACACACACTGGAACTGTTGCCGAAGATCCCCGTTGATCGCGTCGTTGTGAGCGAGAGCGGCATCAAGACGCACGCGGACTTGGTACGGCTCGGCTCGGCCGGCGCGCGGGCGGTACTCGTAGGCGAATCGCTTATGCGCGCCGAGGATATCGGAGCCGCGCTCGACGCGCTGCGCGGAAAGTAG
- a CDS encoding carbonic anhydrase: MQKLIQGIHQFQGKSFVPMQGLFEQLAKGQKPETLFITCSDSRIDPALLTQAKPGDLFILRNAGNIVPPHGAGNGGEAATIEFAVAALGVKDIIICGHSHCGAMHGLLKPDQVAALPAVSAWLSHAETTRRIMRDNYGHLEGERLLTATVEENVLVQLENLRTLPAVGSRLVRGDLHLHGWVYKIETGEVFAYDVESAQFVKLAEYNPQIEPTVRRRTTNVI; this comes from the coding sequence ATGCAAAAGCTGATTCAGGGCATCCACCAGTTCCAGGGCAAGAGTTTCGTCCCCATGCAAGGGCTGTTCGAGCAGTTGGCGAAGGGCCAGAAGCCCGAAACCCTGTTCATCACCTGCTCCGACTCCCGGATCGACCCCGCCCTGCTGACCCAGGCCAAGCCCGGCGACCTGTTCATCCTCCGCAACGCCGGGAACATCGTTCCGCCTCACGGGGCGGGCAACGGGGGCGAGGCGGCGACCATCGAGTTCGCCGTGGCCGCTCTCGGCGTCAAGGACATCATCATCTGCGGCCACTCGCACTGCGGGGCCATGCACGGGCTGCTGAAACCGGACCAGGTCGCCGCCCTCCCCGCCGTGTCGGCCTGGCTGTCCCACGCCGAGACGACCCGCCGCATCATGCGGGACAACTACGGCCACCTGGAGGGCGAGCGGTTGCTGACCGCCACCGTCGAGGAGAACGTGCTGGTGCAACTCGAGAACCTGCGGACGCTGCCCGCCGTCGGTTCTCGCTTGGTGCGGGGCGACCTGCACCTGCACGGGTGGGTCTACAAGATCGAAACCGGCGAAGTATTTGCCTATGACGTGGAGAGCGCGCAGTTCGTCAAGCTCGCCGAGTACAATCCGCAGATCGAACCGACCGTGCGGCGACGGACCACGAACGTCATCTGA
- a CDS encoding transposase, with translation MRYDISRGHRSGTMFRCAPRRHRGTEHARHRVRDVAFREDDDRLREGHAPENVSVVRKMARAMLQNATAEIGIQNNRLKARWDETFLEHVLLASGNRVRGSGPTDGTSLA, from the coding sequence GTGCGCTATGACATCAGCCGCGGGCACCGGTCCGGAACGATGTTCCGGTGCGCGCCGCGCCGGCACCGGGGTACCGAGCACGCGCGCCACCGGGTTCGGGACGTGGCGTTCCGTGAAGATGATGACCGGCTCCGGGAAGGGCACGCACCCGAGAACGTGTCCGTGGTGCGCAAGATGGCGCGGGCCATGCTCCAGAACGCAACGGCCGAGATCGGCATCCAAAACAACCGGCTCAAGGCCCGTTGGGACGAGACGTTCCTCGAACACGTCCTATTGGCGTCGGGGAACCGGGTGCGGGGCAGTGGCCCCACTGACGGCACGTCCCTGGCCTAA
- a CDS encoding IS1/IS1595 family N-terminal zinc-binding domain-containing protein, with translation MSEVTASSDPIPPCPRCAGEHVVRNGANASGTPTFRCRGCVRRFVAAPKNGPVGESDRALVRRLLGERVVVRAIARITGRSRSWIQGFVNAMYREGAPHHPGPTPKRPGPSCWRRGSRRTAGRPPGQFTP, from the coding sequence ATGAGTGAAGTTACCGCTAGTTCGGACCCGATCCCACCGTGCCCGCGTTGCGCCGGTGAGCACGTGGTGCGGAACGGTGCGAACGCGTCGGGCACCCCGACGTTCCGGTGCCGCGGGTGCGTCCGGCGATTCGTGGCGGCCCCGAAGAACGGTCCGGTGGGCGAATCGGACCGGGCGCTGGTGCGCCGGTTGCTGGGCGAGCGGGTCGTGGTCCGGGCCATCGCCCGGATCACCGGTCGGTCCCGGTCCTGGATCCAAGGGTTCGTCAACGCGATGTACCGAGAGGGCGCTCCACACCACCCCGGACCGACCCCAAAAAGGCCGGGGCCGTCGTGTTGGCGACGAGGTTCACGGCGAACGGCAGGGCGACCGCCGGGGCAATTTACGCCGTAA
- a CDS encoding ArsR/SmtB family transcription factor → MPHRALVTKELAVFVGVFAHPLRIRIVEELRAEERDVNALQAALGISHSGVSQHLMVLRSHRLVSERREGRRVFYRLRQPDIAAWLMDATRFLEHESAEAAELRKAIDETRKAWAAK, encoded by the coding sequence ATGCCACACCGCGCGCTCGTGACGAAGGAACTGGCCGTCTTCGTGGGCGTCTTTGCGCACCCGCTCCGCATCCGCATCGTCGAGGAACTGCGGGCCGAGGAGCGGGACGTGAACGCCCTGCAAGCGGCCCTGGGCATCAGCCACTCCGGGGTGTCGCAGCACCTGATGGTGCTCCGCTCGCACCGCCTCGTGTCCGAGCGGCGGGAGGGGCGGCGGGTGTTCTACCGGCTCCGCCAGCCCGACATCGCCGCCTGGCTCATGGACGCCACCCGGTTCCTCGAACACGAATCCGCCGAGGCTGCGGAACTTCGCAAAGCCATCGACGAAACCCGCAAGGCGTGGGCGGCGAAATGA
- a CDS encoding acyltransferase family protein — MNTRPHVPWLSHMRGLSSLVVCAAHTYNAMVSPVTGLEFTGDKWMGALSYLAVYVFFVISGYSIALSILSNKDRNAGRFAAREFAADRLARLVPPLVAALLVTVGVYLLVVGLALNGAGSYQLGGEKFLLRNKVALGWKDIATPLVFLQTVWLPHGVGMNGSLWSLSFEFWFYVMAGLFTLVAVNRDPRAALLLLLLGTGYYYSNGTGRFHLWYLPVWCAGCLMAVGYHHERLSARPLVRALLAALALASVAVLVRAVARYGVTVFDVYRPGVPTPLVYAALSVVIALLCGSAAVGRLGLGRVFNWASEYSYTLYVVHFPLLLLAMSLFRPVTHGWGFGPMLAVGTGIFVAINAFAYLLSRVVENRRTFRPVFQRAVRALAPERLSGAVTRALFRRLRHVPR; from the coding sequence GTGAACACGCGCCCGCACGTTCCCTGGCTGAGCCACATGCGGGGGCTGTCGTCCCTGGTGGTTTGCGCCGCCCACACATACAACGCGATGGTCAGCCCGGTCACGGGCCTCGAGTTCACCGGTGACAAGTGGATGGGGGCGCTGTCGTACCTCGCCGTGTACGTGTTCTTCGTCATTTCGGGCTACTCGATCGCCCTTAGTATCCTCAGTAATAAGGACCGCAACGCCGGTCGATTCGCCGCGCGGGAGTTCGCGGCGGACCGGCTCGCGCGCCTCGTGCCGCCCCTCGTCGCGGCCCTGCTCGTCACGGTCGGCGTCTACCTGCTCGTTGTCGGGTTGGCACTGAACGGCGCGGGGAGCTACCAGCTCGGGGGCGAGAAATTTCTGCTGCGCAACAAGGTCGCGCTCGGTTGGAAGGACATCGCCACCCCGCTGGTCTTCCTGCAGACCGTGTGGCTCCCCCACGGCGTCGGGATGAACGGCTCCCTGTGGAGTCTGAGTTTCGAGTTCTGGTTCTACGTGATGGCGGGCCTCTTTACCCTCGTGGCCGTCAACCGCGACCCGCGGGCGGCCCTTCTACTGCTCCTCCTCGGGACCGGCTACTACTACTCGAATGGTACGGGCCGCTTCCACCTCTGGTACCTGCCCGTGTGGTGCGCGGGGTGCCTGATGGCGGTTGGCTACCACCACGAGCGACTGTCGGCCCGGCCGCTCGTTCGCGCGCTGTTGGCCGCCCTCGCCCTCGCGAGCGTGGCGGTTCTGGTCCGCGCCGTCGCGCGGTACGGCGTCACGGTGTTCGACGTGTACCGCCCCGGTGTCCCGACGCCATTGGTCTACGCCGCCCTGTCGGTGGTAATCGCGCTGCTCTGCGGCTCCGCTGCGGTCGGCCGGCTCGGTTTGGGGCGCGTCTTCAACTGGGCGTCGGAGTACAGTTACACCCTCTACGTGGTTCACTTCCCGCTGCTTCTACTCGCCATGTCGCTGTTCCGCCCGGTGACGCACGGCTGGGGCTTCGGCCCGATGCTGGCCGTCGGCACGGGCATCTTTGTCGCGATCAACGCCTTCGCGTACCTGCTGTCGCGCGTCGTGGAAAACCGGCGCACCTTCCGGCCCGTGTTCCAACGGGCGGTTCGAGCGCTCGCACCCGAGCGGCTGTCGGGCGCGGTCACCCGCGCGCTGTTCCGCCGCCTCCGGCACGTGCCCCGGTGA
- a CDS encoding glycosyltransferase 87 family protein: MADRVSSSLPPEPDRGYVIPARWWSWIGAPEARAALVWLAVLVTSAVFTYRAFVWFANPPDAPPERQRADGSAGHAQVDFGGQWLMGRMIVTGNGRALYHRQRQWSVLRAGYPDSAEAPAQRNGPTLAHPFATSARPNETMAHDADNLMGWFMGVENDPAWDWKTVGGAAVAPLSQPLTGNPFVAVALEKQATDSVSPRIVEAVNKPSVGGPLYPPVHALFYAPLGLIENPQHAYRTFQALSLFVILLSGLGVKVLSRGRVWWSVATLCILFFPGTRGAIDLGQNPALSLCTLVWGWALTSRGYPVAGGMVWGLLAFKPVWAMAFFLVPLLMRNWRFCVAMVLTGAALGAITLPLVGLQSWFEWLEVGRSASELYKVNDNWIHLSRDLHGIPRRVLHDFSKPEKERETALANGLAWGLWAVVFGGTALIYLTRGDRTRGTGLSAGFLFLGAYLTCYRFMYYDVLLGAVAVAVLLAEPRHFLRTSAFGLVLGKIDPGLPTKRELVPPARALQPFGARMLGYVNSFPFTVLVLLFLLENSLSGMNLEATVGFGYFATPPTEPGGGATPRLKADTGAKYPLDTFLLLALWAWCAWRVIRGDERSESGTFSVSGVSARDGATN, encoded by the coding sequence GTGGCCGACCGCGTGAGTTCCTCCCTTCCTCCTGAGCCCGACCGCGGTTACGTCATCCCGGCCCGGTGGTGGTCGTGGATCGGCGCGCCGGAGGCGCGCGCCGCGCTCGTTTGGCTCGCCGTTCTGGTCACCAGCGCGGTGTTCACCTACCGTGCTTTCGTGTGGTTCGCGAACCCACCGGACGCCCCGCCCGAGCGCCAGCGCGCGGACGGGAGCGCCGGGCACGCGCAGGTCGACTTCGGCGGGCAGTGGCTCATGGGGCGCATGATCGTCACCGGGAACGGGCGCGCGCTTTATCACCGGCAGCGGCAGTGGAGCGTGCTCCGCGCCGGGTACCCGGACTCGGCCGAGGCGCCGGCCCAGCGCAACGGACCGACGCTCGCGCACCCGTTCGCGACTTCGGCGCGCCCGAACGAGACGATGGCGCACGACGCCGACAATTTGATGGGCTGGTTCATGGGGGTCGAAAACGACCCGGCGTGGGATTGGAAAACTGTGGGCGGGGCCGCGGTCGCGCCGCTCTCGCAACCGCTCACGGGCAACCCGTTCGTCGCGGTCGCGCTGGAGAAGCAGGCGACCGATTCGGTTTCGCCGCGGATCGTTGAGGCCGTGAACAAGCCGTCCGTCGGGGGGCCGCTTTACCCGCCCGTTCACGCGCTCTTCTATGCGCCGCTCGGGTTGATCGAGAACCCGCAGCACGCGTACCGCACATTTCAGGCACTCAGCCTGTTCGTGATTCTGCTGAGTGGTCTGGGCGTGAAGGTTCTTTCGCGCGGGCGCGTGTGGTGGTCGGTCGCGACCCTCTGCATCCTGTTTTTCCCGGGCACGCGGGGCGCGATCGACCTCGGCCAGAACCCGGCGCTGTCGCTGTGTACCCTCGTGTGGGGGTGGGCACTGACCAGTCGCGGGTACCCCGTGGCCGGCGGGATGGTCTGGGGGCTGTTGGCCTTCAAACCGGTTTGGGCGATGGCCTTCTTTCTGGTGCCGCTTCTGATGCGGAACTGGCGATTCTGTGTCGCGATGGTGCTCACCGGTGCGGCACTGGGCGCGATCACACTTCCCCTCGTTGGGCTGCAGAGTTGGTTCGAGTGGCTGGAGGTCGGGCGCTCCGCGTCCGAGCTTTACAAGGTCAACGACAACTGGATTCACCTGAGCCGCGATCTGCACGGCATCCCGCGGCGCGTCCTGCACGACTTCAGCAAGCCGGAAAAGGAGCGCGAGACCGCACTGGCGAACGGACTGGCCTGGGGCCTCTGGGCAGTCGTGTTCGGCGGGACCGCGCTGATCTACCTGACCCGCGGGGACCGAACGCGCGGAACCGGGCTGAGTGCCGGGTTTCTGTTTCTCGGCGCGTACCTGACGTGCTACCGCTTCATGTACTACGACGTGCTGCTCGGAGCGGTCGCGGTGGCGGTGCTACTTGCCGAACCGCGGCACTTCCTGCGGACGAGCGCGTTCGGGCTCGTGCTCGGGAAGATCGATCCCGGGCTCCCAACGAAGCGCGAGTTGGTTCCACCCGCGCGCGCGTTGCAACCGTTTGGCGCGCGAATGCTCGGGTACGTGAACTCGTTCCCGTTCACGGTCTTGGTGCTGCTCTTCCTGTTAGAGAACTCGTTGAGCGGGATGAATCTGGAGGCGACCGTCGGGTTCGGCTACTTCGCAACCCCGCCAACGGAACCGGGAGGCGGAGCCACGCCACGACTGAAGGCCGACACGGGTGCGAAGTACCCCCTGGACACATTTCTGCTGCTCGCGCTGTGGGCGTGGTGCGCTTGGCGCGTAATCCGGGGTGACGAGCGCAGCGAAAGTGGCACTTTCAGTGTTTCGGGAGTGAGCGCCCGCGACGGAGCCACGAACTGA